Proteins encoded together in one Corallococcus soli window:
- a CDS encoding ferritin-like domain-containing protein, protein MADKSEVARLHSLAQLDADAVGAYDVAISRIGPALVRERLNSFRADHLRHVQDLNTLIRDLGGEPVALRSDLKGSAMKGLTAMTGLMGTEATLWAMLGNEELFDRAYELALQFEWTPAVKVLIRQHREDERRHGTWIRDAVRTRPWVEGRVPLMEGAELGA, encoded by the coding sequence ATGGCCGACAAGTCCGAAGTGGCCCGTCTGCACAGCCTGGCCCAGCTCGACGCCGACGCCGTGGGTGCCTACGACGTGGCCATCTCACGCATCGGGCCGGCCCTGGTGCGCGAGCGCCTCAACAGCTTCCGCGCGGACCACCTGCGCCACGTCCAGGACCTCAACACGCTCATCCGCGACCTGGGGGGGGAGCCGGTGGCGCTGCGCTCGGACCTCAAGGGCTCCGCGATGAAGGGCCTGACGGCGATGACGGGCCTGATGGGCACGGAGGCCACGCTGTGGGCCATGCTCGGCAACGAGGAGCTCTTCGACCGGGCCTATGAGCTGGCGCTCCAGTTCGAGTGGACCCCGGCGGTGAAGGTCCTCATCCGGCAGCACCGCGAGGACGAGCGGCGCCACGGGACGTGGATCCGCGACGCGGTGCGCACCCGGCCCTGGGTGGAGGGCCGCGTGCCCCTGATGGAAGGCGCCGAGCTGGGGGCCTGA
- the hutF gene encoding formimidoylglutamate deiminase, protein MSDITVYQPDFLYVEDRFQEGRALAVGADGRVLDAVPEGARVERLPGRALLPGLINGHSHAFQRLIRGRTEYVAPGKGQDDFWSWREAMYRAAEALTPEGVYIASRQVFVEMVLAGITAVGEFHYLHHQSDGTPYADRNELAHAVIRAATDVGLRICLLRVGYTRAGFNVAANPRQRRFIDRDVDAFLSTTEALAHAVRGDARVSVGLAPHSVRAVSKDWLARVERDAPAGMPIHMHVAEQPKEIEACLAEHGRRPVELLADLGLLGGRFTAVHGVHLTEQEVQLLGRSESTVCACPSTERNLGDGIVPADALVRAGARVSLGSDSQTVVDLLEEARQLEQHLRLVRLRRAVLDPGTGTLDGLAARLLDMATLQGAHSLGLETGALTPGSPADFFTVDVGHRSLVGAGLASLLPGVVFGATAGAVKDVAVAGRWVVRDGQHALAEESGRAFQQLAHRLYP, encoded by the coding sequence GTGAGCGACATCACTGTCTATCAACCCGACTTCCTCTACGTGGAGGATCGGTTCCAGGAAGGCCGCGCGCTGGCGGTGGGCGCGGACGGACGCGTGCTGGACGCGGTGCCCGAAGGCGCGCGCGTGGAGCGGCTGCCGGGACGCGCGCTGCTGCCGGGGCTCATCAACGGCCACTCGCATGCGTTCCAGCGGCTCATCCGGGGGCGCACCGAGTACGTGGCCCCCGGCAAGGGACAGGACGACTTCTGGTCCTGGCGCGAGGCGATGTACCGCGCCGCAGAGGCCCTGACGCCGGAGGGCGTCTACATCGCCTCCCGGCAGGTGTTCGTGGAGATGGTGCTCGCGGGCATCACCGCCGTGGGCGAGTTCCACTACCTGCACCACCAGTCGGATGGGACGCCGTACGCGGACCGCAACGAGCTGGCGCACGCGGTCATCCGCGCGGCCACCGACGTGGGCCTGCGCATCTGCCTGCTGCGGGTGGGCTACACGCGGGCGGGCTTCAACGTGGCCGCGAACCCGCGCCAGCGCCGCTTCATCGACCGGGACGTGGACGCCTTCCTGTCCACCACGGAGGCCCTGGCGCACGCGGTGCGCGGCGACGCGCGGGTGAGCGTGGGGCTGGCGCCGCACAGCGTGCGCGCGGTGTCGAAGGACTGGTTGGCCCGCGTGGAGCGCGACGCGCCCGCGGGCATGCCCATCCACATGCACGTGGCGGAGCAGCCCAAGGAGATTGAAGCGTGCCTGGCGGAGCACGGCCGCCGTCCGGTGGAGCTGCTGGCGGACCTGGGCCTGCTGGGGGGCCGCTTCACGGCTGTCCACGGCGTGCACCTGACGGAGCAGGAAGTGCAGTTGCTGGGCCGGTCGGAGTCCACGGTGTGCGCGTGTCCGTCCACGGAGCGCAACCTGGGGGACGGCATCGTGCCGGCGGACGCGCTGGTCCGGGCCGGGGCGCGGGTGAGCCTGGGCTCGGACAGCCAGACGGTGGTGGACCTGCTGGAGGAGGCGCGGCAGTTGGAGCAGCACCTGCGGCTGGTGCGGCTGCGCCGGGCGGTGCTGGACCCCGGGACGGGCACGCTGGACGGGCTGGCGGCGCGGCTCTTGGACATGGCCACGTTGCAGGGCGCGCACAGCCTGGGCCTGGAGACGGGCGCGCTGACGCCGGGGTCGCCCGCGGACTTCTTCACGGTGGACGTGGGGCACCGCTCGCTGGTGGGCGCGGGGCTCGCGTCGCTGCTGCCGGGCGTCGTCTTCGGGGCGACGGCGGGCGCGGTGAAGGATGTCGCGGTGGCGGGCAGGTGGGTCGTGCGGGACGGCCAGCACGCCCTGGCGGAGGAGAGCGGCAGGGCCTTCCAGCAGCTCGCGCACCGGCTGTACCCCTGA
- the argE gene encoding acetylornithine deacetylase, with protein MSDTLPALRATLAELVALDTTSSRPNAPLIDYAQARLEAAGFTAERQHYADDAGVAKVNLVARKGDADRAALALVGHSDCVPYDAAWTDALRLTERDGRLYGRGACDTKGFIACALHAATRRDLPALESPLLVILTADEEVGLVGAKKLVAAGLGRARHAIVGEPTRLIPVRANKGYCLAEVEVLGKEGHSAYPELGASAIFRAGRFLQRLETLANTVLREDRDEGFQPPFTTVNVGLIQGGKAKNVLPGACRFTVEWRPIPGQSTERVPELLEHIRQELTRDEPAYEARIQVLRMDRGVHTRGDADVVRFLEEVSGNASETVSFGTEAPQLTELGAEAVVFGPGDIRVAHQTGEFVPMEDLVRCEDALTRAVARFCAPR; from the coding sequence ATGAGCGACACGCTGCCCGCGCTGCGGGCCACCCTGGCGGAACTGGTGGCGCTGGACACCACGTCCTCGCGCCCCAACGCGCCCCTCATCGACTACGCCCAGGCGCGGCTGGAGGCCGCGGGCTTCACCGCCGAGCGCCAGCACTACGCCGACGACGCGGGCGTGGCGAAGGTGAACCTGGTCGCGCGCAAGGGGGACGCGGACCGGGCGGCGCTGGCGCTGGTGGGCCACTCCGACTGCGTGCCCTACGACGCGGCCTGGACGGACGCGCTGCGCCTCACCGAGCGCGACGGCAGGCTGTACGGCCGTGGCGCGTGCGACACCAAGGGCTTCATCGCCTGCGCGCTGCACGCGGCCACGCGCCGGGATTTGCCGGCGCTGGAGTCCCCGCTGCTCGTCATCCTCACCGCCGACGAAGAGGTCGGCCTCGTGGGCGCGAAGAAGCTGGTGGCGGCGGGCCTGGGCCGCGCGCGGCACGCCATCGTGGGCGAGCCCACGCGCCTCATCCCGGTGCGCGCCAACAAGGGCTACTGCCTGGCGGAGGTGGAGGTGCTGGGCAAGGAAGGCCACAGCGCGTACCCGGAGCTGGGCGCGTCCGCCATCTTCCGCGCCGGCCGCTTCCTGCAACGGCTGGAGACGCTGGCGAACACCGTGCTGCGCGAGGACCGCGACGAGGGCTTCCAGCCGCCCTTCACCACGGTGAACGTGGGCCTCATCCAGGGTGGCAAGGCGAAGAACGTCCTGCCCGGCGCCTGCCGCTTCACCGTGGAGTGGCGCCCCATCCCCGGCCAGTCCACCGAGCGCGTCCCGGAGCTGCTGGAGCACATCCGCCAGGAGCTCACGCGCGACGAGCCCGCCTACGAGGCGCGCATCCAGGTGCTGCGCATGGACCGGGGCGTCCACACGCGCGGGGACGCGGACGTGGTGCGCTTCCTGGAGGAGGTCAGCGGCAACGCGTCCGAAACGGTGTCCTTCGGCACGGAGGCCCCGCAGCTCACGGAGCTGGGCGCGGAGGCCGTGGTGTTCGGCCCCGGCGACATCCGCGTCGCGCACCAGACGGGGGAGTTCGTCCCCATGGAGGACCTGGTGCGCTGCGAGGATGCCCTGACGCGCGCGGTGGCCCGCTTCTGCGCGCCGCGCTGA